In Tachysurus fulvidraco isolate hzauxx_2018 chromosome 3, HZAU_PFXX_2.0, whole genome shotgun sequence, a single window of DNA contains:
- the pck2 gene encoding phosphoenolpyruvate carboxykinase [GTP], mitochondrial, translated as MSCLFVGGLKRWDVLGAAFGVRSLASIPSLPKAVAEFVSDAVSECKPSRVHVVTGMAQETADILSGLEKEGMVKKLHKYDNCWLVRTDPKDVARVESKTVIVTKHQRDTVPIPSNGVKSQLGSWMSESDFQKARAERFPGSMSGRTMYVIPFSMGPVNSSLAKFGVQLTDSPYVVASMGIMTRMGTPVLEKLSEGAEFVRCQHSLGRPLPLKAPLINQWPCNPDKVLISHLPDSRQILSFGSGYGGNSLLGKKCFALRIASRIAKDEGWLAEHMLILGITNPQGVKRYIAAAFPSACGKTNLAMMKPTLPGWKVECVGDDIAWMKFDSQGKLRAINPENGFFGVAPGTSMKTNPHAMETISKNTIFTNVGETSDGGVWWEGLDLPAPSITLSDWHGNLWNPGDSKPCAHPNSRFCAPASQCPIMDPMWESDEGVPIDAIIFGGRRPEGVPLVYESFNWQHGVFVGAAMRSESTAAAEHKGKVVMHDPFAMRPFFGYNFGDYLSHWLSMETRKGPTQLPKIFHVNWFRKDPQTKSFLWPGFGENSRVLEWIFRRCGRTSEDEAARKSIIGWLPKEGAINTQGLAEKVNMEALFDVPKPFWQKEAQEIKAYFTQQVGADLPKQLEAELRALEERVRD; from the exons ATGTCGTGTCTGTTTGTAGGGGGTCTGAAAAg GTGGGATGTTTTGGGTGCCGCGTTCGGGGTCCGCTCTCTGGCCAGCATCCCGTCTCTCCCCAAAGCCGTTGCGGAGTTCGTGTCGGACGCCGTGTCAGAATGCAAACCCTCTCGAGTGCACGTGGTGACCGGCATGGCTCAGGAGACGGCGGACATTTTGTCTGGCTTGGAAAAAGAAGGCATGGTGAAAAAATTGCACAAGTATGACAACTG CTGGCTGGTTCGTACAGACCCCAAAGATGTGGCTCGCGTTGAGAGCAAGACGGTGATCGTCACTAAGCACCAGAGAGACACAGTTCCCATTCCCAGCAACGGCGTGAAGAGTCAGCTCGGTAGCTGGATGAGCGAGAGCGACTTCCAGAAAGCCAGAGCAGAACGATTCCCTGGCAGCATGTCAG GTCGGACGATGTACGTGATCCCATTCAGCATGGGTCCGGTGAACTCCTCTCTAGCGAAATTTGGCGTTCAGTTGACGGATTCTCCGTACGTGGTGGCCAGCATGGGAATAATGACCCGCATGGGCACGCCGGTCCTGGAGAAACTGTCAGAGGGGGCGGAATTTGTTCGCTGCCAGCACTCGTTAGGTCGACCTCTGCCACTTAAAG CTCCGTTGATAAATCAGTGGCCTTGCAATCCAGACAAGGTGCTAATTTCACATCTCCCAGATAGCAGGCAGATCCTATCTTTCGGGAGTGGCTATGGTGGGAATTCCCTGCTAGGAAAGAAGTGTTTTGCACTCCGTATTGCTTCTCGCATTGCCAAAGATGAAGGCTGGCTAGCTGAACATATGCTG atTCTAGGTATCACAAATCCTCAGGGTGTGAAGAGATACATTGCGGCAGCTTTCCCAAGCGCTTGCGGCAAAACCAACTTGGCTATGATGAAGCCGACACTGCCAGGTTGGAAGGTTGAGTGTGTAGGAGACGATATCGCCTGGATGAAGTTCGACAGTCAGG GTAAACTCAGAGCCATCAACCCAGAAAACGGTTTCTTTGGCGTGGCCCCTGGTACGTCTATGAAGACCAATCCTCATGCCATGGAAACTATTTCGAAGAACACGATATTCACAAATGTGGGTGAGACGAGTGACGGCGGTGTTTGGTGGGAGGGTCTTGACCTGCCGGCGCCTTCCATCACTCTGAGTGACTGGCATGGAAATTTATGGAATCCTg GTGATTCAAAACCCTGTGCACACCCAAACTCGAGGTTCTGTGCCCCTGCGTCCCAGTGTCCCATCATGGACCCCATGTGGGAGAGTGACGAAGGAGTGCCGATAGATGCCATCATCTTTGGTGGCCGGAGACCAGAAG GAGTTCCGCTTGTGTACGAATCATTCAACTGGCAACACGGAGTGTTTGTTGGTGCTGCCATGAGATCAGAATCTACAGCAGCTGCAGAACATAAAG GTAAAGTGGTCATGCACGACCCCTTCGCTATGCGTCCGTTCTTTGGCTACAACTTCGGTGACTACCTGAGCCACTGGCTGAGCATGGAGACGAGGAAAGGACCCACGCAGCTCCCCAAGATCTTCCACGTCAACTGGTTCCGGAAAGATCCGCAGACCAAGTCCTTCCTGTGGCCTGGGTTCGGCGAGAACTCCCGAGTGCTCGAGTGGATCTTCCGACGCTGCGGACGCACCAGCGAAGACGAGGCGGCCAGAAAAAGCATCATAGGATGGTTACCTAAGGAGGGTGCCATCAACACACAAGGCCTTGCAGAGAAAGTCAATATGGAGGCACTGTTTGACGTTCCTAAACCTTTCTGGCAAAAAGAAGCCCAAGAGATAAAAGCCTACTTCACGCAGCAGGTGGGAGCTGACTTGCCCAAGCAGCTAGAAGCAGAGCTAAGGGCGCTCGAGGAGAGAGTCAGGGATTGA
- the arf2b gene encoding ADP-ribosylation factor 2b has product MGNIFVNLFKGLFGKKEMRILMVGLDAAGKTTILYKLKLGEIVTTIPTIGFNVETVEYKNISFTVWDVGGQDKIRPLWRHYFQNTQGLIFVVDSNDRERVNEAREELTRMLAEDELRDAVLLVFANKQDLPNAMNAAEITDKLGLHALRLRNWYIQATCATSGDGLYEGLDWLSNQLKNQK; this is encoded by the exons ATGGGGAACATCTTTGTAAATCTCTTTAAAGGCCTCTTTGGGAAGAAGGAGATGAGGATCCTGATGGTGGGCTTGGATGCTGCCGGCAAAACCACCATCCTGTACAAACTCAAGCTGGGAGAGATCGTCACCACCATCCCTACGATCG GATTTAACGTGGAGACGGTGGAGTACAAGAACATCAGTTTCACAGTGTGGGATGTGGGCGGTCAGGACAAAATCAGACCCCTGTGGAGACATTACTTTCAGAACACAcaag GACTGATCTTTGTAGTGGACAGCAACGATAGAGAGCGAGTAAACGAAGCGAGGGAGGAACTGACAAGAATGTTGGCAGAAGACGAACTGCGCGACGCAGTTCTCCTGGTTTTCGCAAACAAACAG gACCTGCCCAATGCGATGAATGCAGCTGAGATTACAGATAAGCTCGGGCTGCACGCGCTGCGCCTTCGCAACTGGTACATCCAGGCCACATGCGCGACCAGTGGAGACGGACTGTACGAGGGCCTCGACTGGCTCTCCAACCAGCTGAAGAACCAGAAATGA
- the psme1 gene encoding proteasome activator complex subunit 1 — MTSLDMSPASKKQVDGFTKKLTREAEQLISAFFPQKIAEMDNLLQVSLVLEDLSVLRAPLEIPIPDPAKEELKRKKKEEKKAKEGKKSEDKEDEEAGPPCGPIASNEKVENLIKAIKPHIQMLKENLNTVSMWVQLQVPRIEDGNNFGVSVQEKVFELLTNTRTKIEGFQTQITKYYSERGDAVAKASKTPHVGDYRQLVHELDQHQYRELRIVVLEIRNTYAVLFDVITKNYDKIKKPRGDCKALIY; from the exons ATGACGTCTTTAGACATGAGCCCTGCTTCGAAAAAACAG GTTGACGGATTTACCAAAAAGCTCACCAGAGAG GCAGAGCAGCTCATCTCAGCTTTCTTCCCTCAGAAGATAGCAGAAATGGACAACCTGCTCCAG GTGTCGCTGGTTCTGGAAGACCTTTCTGTTCTCAGAGCTCCGCTGGAAATCCCGATACCAGACCCTGCCAAAGAGGAGCttaagaggaagaagaaagaagag AAAAAAGCAAAGGAGGGAAAGAAATCCGAAGACAAAGAGGACGAGGAAG CAGGTCCTCCCTGTGGCCCAATAGCCAGTAACGAGAAAGTGGAAAATCTCATTAAAGCCATAAAACCCCACATTCAGATGCTGAAGGAAAATCTCAATACA GTGTCCATGTGGGTACAGCTACAGGTCCCCAGGATCGAGGACGGGAACAACTTTGGTGTCTCCGTGCAG GAAAAGGTATTCGAGCTGCTGACCAACACTCGCACCAAGATCGAAGGATTCCAGACGCAGATCACAAA GTATTACAGTGAGAGAGGAGATGCTGTGGCCAAGGCTTCCAAAACACCACATGTG GGTGATTACAGACAGCTGGTTCATGAGTTGGATCAGCACCAGTACCGTGAGCTACGCATCGTGGTTCTGGAGATCCGCAACACCTAC gcCGTGCTGTTTGACGTCATCACCAAGAATTACGACAAGATTAAGAAACCCAGAGGAGACTGTAAAGCACTTATCTACTGA